A part of Aegilops tauschii subsp. strangulata cultivar AL8/78 chromosome 2, Aet v6.0, whole genome shotgun sequence genomic DNA contains:
- the LOC109747608 gene encoding uncharacterized protein, whose translation MASTAPRPPRRAATLTLLLPFLLLSSSPSLSAAEPPPSSPAPLHAPPRRVASDSDSAPPPPHHPHHHHHYHHRPPPPPPHWRRLNFGERLGIAFAGVAVAMQVVLGAFLALRAWQLRRLDRAEVSSSTPLT comes from the coding sequence ATGGCGTCAACCGCACCACGGCCGCCCCGCCGAGCCGCGACCTTGACACTCCTCCtgcccttcctcctcctctcctcctccccgtcCCTCTCCGCtgccgagccgccgccgtcgagCCCCGCCCCGCTCCACGCGCCGCCGCGGCGGGTCGCGTCCGACTCCGACAGCGCCCCCCCGCCGCCGCACCacccgcaccaccaccaccactaccaCCACCGCCCGCCCCCGCCCCCTCCGCACTGGCGGCGGCTCAACTTCGGCGAGAGGCTCGGGATCGCCTTCGCCGGCGTCGCCGTGGCAATGCAGGTCGTCCTCGGCGCGTTCCTGGCGCTGCGCGCCTGGCAGCTGCGGCGGCTCGACAGGGCTGAGGTGTCCTCCTCCACGCCCCTCACCTGA